Proteins encoded in a region of the Oncorhynchus gorbuscha isolate QuinsamMale2020 ecotype Even-year linkage group LG16, OgorEven_v1.0, whole genome shotgun sequence genome:
- the LOC123998636 gene encoding ependymin-2 produces the protein MQDFSFAALSIWLCLGATALAESHGPQHCTSPNMTGVLTVMALTGGEIKATGHYSYDSTNKKLRFTESEMHLNKTEHLEDYLMLFEEGVFYDIDMKNQSCKKMSLHSHAHALELPAGAAHQVELFLGSDTVQEENIKVNIWMGSVAETKGQYSALTTVGECLPLSTFYSTDSITLLFSNSEVVTEVKAPEMFTLPFFCEAVELEETPKGQKNDFFNIFNTV, from the exons ATGCAGGACTTCTCCTTCGCTGCCCTCTCCATCTGGCTGTGTCTGGGTGCCACCGCCCTGGCAGAGTCCCATGGCCCACAACACTGCA CATCACCTAATATGACTGGGGTCCTGACTGTG ATGGCCCTTACAGGAGGTGAAATCAAGGCAACTGGACATTACAGCTACGACTCTACGAACAAGAAGCTACGTTTCACTGAAAGTGAGATGCACCTCAACAAGACTGAGCACCTGGAGGACTACCTGATGCTGTTTGAAGAG GGGGTCTTCTATGACATTGACATGAAGAACCAGTCCTGTAAGAAGATGTCTCTGCACTCTCATGCTCACGCTCTGGAACTCCCCGCTGGTGCAGCCCATCAGGTTGAGCTGTTTTTGGGGAGTGACACTGTTCAGGAGGAGAACATCAAAGTCAATATATGGATGGGATCTGTGGCAGAGACTAAGG GCCAGTATTCTGCGTTAACTACTGTGGGAGAATGTCTACCACTCAGTACTTTCTACTCAACTGACTCCATCACACTCCTCTTCAG CAATTCTGAAGTGGTCACTGAGGTGAAGGCCCCTGAAATGTTCACTCTGCCGTTTTTCTGTGAGGCTGTGGAGCTGGAGGAGACTCCAAAGGGCCAGAAGAATGACTTCTTCAATATTTTCAACACTGTCTGA